One window of bacterium genomic DNA carries:
- a CDS encoding ester cyclase — translation MLRRMRIVSVVVACGAVFAGCSDELPPDFIEQKNMAIVRDTHAVLASGDFERFKAAIGPDYVRHCQAMPPALQELQGTEEFFAFLEEFLTAVPEYEDTLSQMIADGDRVAYVSTMTGIQIGPMGDLPATGKGFTLVNIIIQRLENGKIVETWVSWDNVAFLSQLGLMPSPGPDDS, via the coding sequence ATGCTTCGCAGAATGCGTATCGTGAGCGTCGTCGTTGCGTGCGGAGCGGTCTTCGCCGGTTGTTCCGACGAACTACCGCCGGACTTCATCGAGCAGAAGAACATGGCCATCGTCCGGGACACCCACGCGGTGCTCGCGAGCGGCGATTTCGAGAGATTCAAGGCAGCGATCGGGCCAGACTATGTCCGCCACTGCCAGGCGATGCCGCCCGCGCTCCAGGAACTCCAAGGGACCGAGGAGTTCTTCGCCTTCCTCGAGGAGTTCCTCACCGCGGTGCCCGAGTACGAAGACACATTGAGCCAGATGATCGCCGATGGTGATCGGGTCGCCTATGTTTCCACCATGACCGGTATTCAGATCGGGCCGATGGGCGACCTGCCAGCGACCGGCAAGGGGTTCACCCTGGTCAACATCATCATCCAGCGGCTTGAGAACGGGAAGATCGTCGAGACCTGGGTGAGCTGGGACAATGTGGCTTTTCTGTCCCAGCTAGGGCTGATGCCCTCGCCGGGGCCAGACGATTCGTAG